Proteins from one Triplophysa dalaica isolate WHDGS20190420 chromosome 6, ASM1584641v1, whole genome shotgun sequence genomic window:
- the rbl1 gene encoding retinoblastoma-like protein 1 has product MRGDETDSESVKSDDGSVRRSLDALCQELNMDEETATEALQNFTSICNTYTLEGDIVHWLACALYAACRKSSIPTVGRGVMEGNCVSLTRILRSSKLSLIQFFSKMKKWSDMSNLSQDFRNRVGRLERNFEVSTVIFRKFEPIFLDMFQDPQGEPPRLSRSRKHRRLPCHISDVFKFCWTLFVYTKGNFRMIGDDLVNSYHLLLCCLDLVFCNALMCSNKKDLINQYFRGLPKDAENVMEMPCVIDKLCELHDGLVVEAKGIKEHYFKPYMKRLFEKRILKGDPESLNELLDIPNFQDNNKAINREYEEYVLTVGDFDERVFLGADADEEIGTPRKSTAEPPAGQMSARMQVENNLQQHFEKTRSLAPSTPLTGRRYLKEKEVLVTPVSSATQSVSRLQGMVSGLRNAPSTALLQVFNSCSRNPTQAILNRVKTMGESFKEAYTKPTDDLPGAHMDFAENRLKLAEIFYFKILENIMTQEMKRLQGKDMTVLLEQEVLHCSLLACCLELVLFAYSSQRTFPWILEIFKIPPFYFYKVIEVFIRSEEGLSRDMVKHLNGIEEQVLESKAWTRDSALWNALSNANHKVPTVEEVNFPSSFDTGNSGGGPTHLPLVALSPIIHPRIREVRTGLGSSARKDLPQSPVSLHDRFSSPAAGSAKRRLFGDDPSPQSPVKRFSVTPIKIFPSSTENNQNLPSTTLLSMSTANGQQLTIPLPVLKNEMGGITVIQLQANDMNSLTAQVLLTASPSRPAAPPTGHDTQPLPVSKPRRTGSLALFFRKVYHLASVRLRDLCLKLDISADLRGKIWTCFEHSVLHCTDLMKDRHLDQLLLCAVYIIAKITKEDHTFQDIMKCYRTQPQANSHVYRSVLLKRRLIEQQSDENMEVDPPSDRSNERTEQFGSEEADSELEERGDLIQFYNSVYVLKMKSFALRYAHSAIDGKMEAPPLSPFPSVRAQPLSPRRVSQRHSIFVSPHKNSSSLTPSATYTYKFTGSPSKELNDINQMIRQGGVSKKRAFTMEGDETESPSKCLRQENDDVLLKRLQDVVSERASL; this is encoded by the exons ATGCGAGGGGATGAAACCGATTCGGAGTCGGTTAAATCGGACGACGGCTCCGTCCGCAGGAGTCTGGACGCGCTCTGTCAGGAGTTAAACATGGACGAAGAAACGGCGACGGAGGCGCTTCAAAACTTCACCTCCATCTGTAACACATACACGCTCGAG GGTGATATCGTGCACTGGCTGGCTTGCGCTCTGTATGCTGCGTGTAGAAAGAGCTCCATTCCCACTGTGGGACGAGGCGTGATGGAGGGCAACTGTGTTTCTCTTACAAGGATACTGCGCTCTTCTAAGCTCAG TTTGATCCAGTTCTTCAGCAAGATGAAGAAATGGTCGGACATGTCTAATCTCTCTCAGGATTTTCGCAACCGCGTCGGTCGGCTTGAGCGGAATTTCGAAGTGTCAACTGTGATTTTTCGTAAATTCGAGCCGATATTTTTGGACATGTTTCAGGATCCACAGGGTGAACCTCCCCGCTTGTCTAGAAGCCGCAAACACAG ACGTCTTCCGTGCCACATCAGTGATGTTTTCAAGTTCTGTTGGACACTCTTTGTGTATACAAAAG GTAATTTCCGTATGATTGGAGATGATCTGGTCAACTCCTATCATCTTCTACTCTGCTGTCTGGACCTGGTGTTCTGCAATGCTCTCATGTGCTCCAACAAGAAAGATCTGATCAATCAATACTTCAGAG GACTACCAAAGGATGCTGAGAATGTGATGGAGATGCCGTGTGTTATTGACAAGCTGTGTGAACTGCATGATGGCCTTGTGGTGGAGGCTAAAGGCATAAAGGAACATTACTTTAAACCCTACATGAAGAGATTGTTTGAGAAACGA ATACTAAAAGGTGATCCTGAATCTCTGAATGAATTACTTGACATACCGAACTTCCAAGACAACAA TAAAGCCATAAACCGGGAATATGAGGAATACGTCTTGACTGTTGGTGATTTTGATGAGCGAGTGTTTTTGGGAGCTGATGCTGACGAGGAGATCGGCACGCCACGCAAATCCACAGCTGAACCTCCGGCAGGTCAAATGTCTGCCCGCATGCAGGTGGAGAACAATCTACAGCAGCACTTTGAGAAG ACACGCTCCCTCGCACCTTCTACTCCTCTAACAGGTCGACGGTATTTGAAGGAGAAAGAGGTGTTGGTCACCCCTGTTTCTTCAGCCACTCAAAGCGTGAGTAGACTGCAGGGCATGGTGTCCGGCCTTCGCAATGCACCCAGCACTGCTCTCCTTCAGGTCTTCAA ttcCTGCTCTCGAAATCCCACTCAAGCCATTCTGAACCGAGTAAAGACCATGGGAGAGAGTTTCAAAGAGGCCTACACCAAACCCACAGATGATCTGCCGGGAGCACATATGG ATTTTGCAGAGAATCGTCTGAAGCTGGCTGAGATCTTTTACTTTAAGATACTGGAGAACATCATGACTCAGGAGATGAAGAGACTTCAGGGGAAAGACATGACC GTCCTCTTAGAGCAGGAGGTGCTTCATTGCTCTTTGCTGGCGTGCTGTCTGGAGCTGGTGCTGTTCGCTTACAGTTCCCAGAGAACCTTCCCCTGGATACTTGAAATCTTTAAGATACCTCCTTTCTACTTTTACAAG GTGATCGAGGTGTTCATCCGCTCTGAGGAGGGTTTGTCCAGAGACATGGTGAAGCATTTGAACGGTATAGAGGAGCAGGTGCTGGAGAGCAAAGCCTGGACTAGAGACTCTGCCTTGTGGAACGCACTGAGTAACGCCAACCATAAAGTTCCCACCGTAGAGGAG GTGAACTTTCCAAGTAGTTTTGACACGGGAAACAGTGGTGGGGGTCCCACTCACCTCCCATTGGTGGCACTATCTCCCATCATCCACCCACGCATCAGAGAGGTCCGTACTGGCCTGGGCTCCAGCGCACGCAAAG ATCTCCCTCAGTCTCCCGTCTCGCTTCACGATCGCTTCAGCTCTCCAGCGGCTGGCAGCGCTAAGAGACGCTTGTTTGGGGACGACCCTTCACCTCAGTCCCCTGTAAAAAGATTCTCAGTCACCCCCATTAAAATCTTCCCCAGCTCCACCGAGAACAACCAGAACCTCCCCTCAACGACGCTTCTTTCCATGTCAACAGCCAACGGCCAGCAGTTGACTATTCCACTGCCAG TGTTAAAGAACGAAATGGGCGGCATTACAGTTATTCAGCTGCAGGCTAATGACATGAACTCCCTGACTGCTCAAGTCTTACTGACCGCCTCCCCCAGCCGACCAGCAGCCCCTCCCACGGGACATGACACACAGCCGCTACCCGTCAGCAAACCTCGTCGCACGGGGTCCCTTGCCCTCTTCTTCAGAAAG GTATATCATTTAGCCAGCGTGCGTCTTCGTGACCTTTGTCTAAAGCTAGACATCTCGGCAGATCTGCGAGGAAAGATCTGGACGTGTTTTGAACACTCTGTCCTGCACTGCACTGACCTTATGAAGGACAGACATCTGGACCAGTTGCTTCTCTGTGCTGTCTACATCATAGCAAAG atcacaaaagaagaccACACGTTTCAGGACATTATGAAATGCTATCGGACACAACCTCAGGCCAACAGTCAT GTGTATCGCAGTGTTTTACTGAAAAGGCGTCTCATAGAACAACAGTCAGATGAAAACATGGAAGTAGATCCACCATCAGACCGAT CCAATGAGAGGACAGAACAGTTTGGTAGTGAAGAGGCAGACAGCGAATTAGAGGAGAGAGGAGACCTCATCCAGTTCTACAACTCTGTTTACGTGTTAAAGATGAAATCATTTGCTCTTAGATACGCACATTCAGCAATCGATGGAAAG ATGGAAGCTCCTCCGCTATCTCCGTTCCCTTCGGTTCGTGCTCAGCCACTCTCTCCTCGCCGTGTGTCTCAAAGACACTCCATCTTTGTGTCTCCTCATAAGAACAGCTCCAGTCTCACACCCAGTGCCACTTACACGTACAAGTTCACCGGAAGCCCTTCCAAG GAGCTGAACGACATCAACCAGATGATCCGTCAGGGTGGCGTGAGTAAAAAGCGGGCTTTCACCATGGAGGGAGATGAAACAGAGTCTCCATCCAAATGCCTCCGTCAGGAGAACGACGACGTCCTGCTTAAACGCCTCCAGGATGTTGTGAGCGAGAGGGCGAGTCTCTAA